GTCACCGAGATCTGCCGCCGCCTCGACGGCCTGCCCCTGGCGATCGAGCTGGCCGCCGCCCGTCTGCGCACCCTCGGGCCGGAGGCGCTGGCCGGCCGGCTGGACAACCGGTTCCGGCTGCTCACCGGCGGCAACCGCACGGCCATGCCGCGGCACCAGACGCTGCGCGCGGTGGTGGCCTGGAGCTGGGAGCTGCTGACCGACACCGAGCGCGACCTGATCGAGCGGCTGTCGGTGTTCCCCGGCGGAGTCACCGCGGAGACCGGCTCGGCCGTCTGCACCGCCGCGATCGGTGGAAAGCCCGACTTCGACGAGGACGACGTCACCGATCTGCTCATCTCGCTGGCCGACAAGTCGCTGCTGGTGGCGAACACCGACGGGGCGCAGCCGCGTTACCGGTTGCTGGAGACGATCCGGGAGTACGCGCTGGAACGGCTCTCCGAGCGCGGTGGGATGGCGAGCATGCGCCGGGCCCACGCGGTGTACTTCCTGAACCTGGCGGAGACCGCGGACCCGCACCTGCGCGGGTCGGAACAGCTCGTCTGGCTGGCCCGGCTCACCGCCGAGCGCGACAACCTGCTGGCCTCGCTGCGCTTCGCGGTGGAGACCGAGGACGCCGACCACGCCGTGCGCCTGGCCGGCGCGCTGTGCTGGTTCTGGGCGATGACCAGCCGGCACGAGGAGGCCGGCAACTGGGCCGAGCAGGCCCTGCGGGTGCCCGGCGGGACCGACCCGGCACACCGGCTGTTCGCCCTGGTGCTGCGGGTTCTGAGCACCTCGATGGAGGGTGAGCGGATGCCCTCGGAGGAACAGCTCGCCGAGATCGAGGAGCAGTTCGCCCTGGTGGACGTGTTCCAGGCACACCCACTGCTGAGCTTCGTCGAACCCTCTCTGGCCGCCCTGCGTGAGGGTATGGAGGCGGGCCGGGTGATCGCCGAGCGGCTGATGGTCCAGCACCCGGATCCGTGGGCCCGCACCATGCTCAAGATGATGACGGCGCTGCTCGCCGAGAACGAGGGCGAGTTCGACCTCACCGCGAAGCTGGTCCCGCAGGCCCTGGCCGAGTTCCAGGCGATCGGCGACCGCTGGGGCATCGGCACCGCGAGCAGCCAGCTCGCCGAGGTGCGGCGCACACTGGGCGATCTGGACGGGGCGATCGAGCTGCTCGCCCAGGCCCGGCAGATGATGATGGAACTGCTGGTGACCGACGACGAGGCGCACGCGCTGGTCCGGATCGCCCGGATGCGCCGCGAGCTGGGCGACCTGGACGGGGCCCGGCGCGATCTGGAGACGGCCCGGCAGATCACCGTGGGCACCGGCTCGGCGATGTCGGAGGCCCTGGTGCTCTCCGGCGAGGCCTCACTGGAGGCGGCCGAGGGCAACCTGGTGCCGGCCCGGCGACTCGCTGAGAGGGCACTGGAGAAGTCTCAGGAGACGCCCGAGTCGGTTCCCCAGCTGCGCGGGATGCTGCTTGCCGACCTGGCCGGCTTCGAGATGGACAACGGCGAGATGCCGTCTGCTCTGAAGCATCTCGGCGAGGCCGTGTCGGACGCCGTGCGCAGCCGCGACATGCCGGTGGTGAGCCGGGTGATGGTGAACGTGGTGCAGTACCTGCTGGCCACCGGCCAGGCCGGCACCGCCGCGCAGATGCTCGGCGCCGCCGCCGCGGTGCGTGGCCACAGTGGCCTGGCCGACCCGGACTTCGCCCGGATCACGCGCAAGCTGCACGAGGTTCTCGAACCGGCGCGGTTCACCGCGGCTTTCGAGAAGGGCGAACAGATGGAAAGGCCCGTCGCCCTGGAGTTCCTGAACGACACGATCAAGGACGCCGCCGAGCCCGGTCCGGGCCCAGCGGCGTCCTCAATTTAGGTTTTTCAGGTACGGGAGCGGTACATCCGCACGGCGAGCGGGGCGAACACCGCCATGATGCCCACCGACCAGGCGATCGACTGAAGTGCGGGGCTGAGGATCTCGCCGCCGAGCATCAGGCCGCGGCAGGCC
This genomic interval from Kineosporia corallincola contains the following:
- a CDS encoding BTAD domain-containing putative transcriptional regulator, producing the protein MQVCVLGPLTIEAEGGPVDIGGARLRALLVRLAADAGSWVPVSRLVQSLWLLDPPADEVNALQSLVSRLRRALPRPDLVESGPAGYRLVITTDDVDALAFEQMVSQGRRATTPQETVDLLGRALRLWRGNPLTEVADAPYAEAWTERLDRLRLTAVDERAAALIDLGRPGETVTELEEVAAQHTLRERTHELLIRALAADGRQGEALAVYERLRRAMADELGLDPPTALQELQARVLRDDSALRSSSPRQTPPRRTNLRVPLTSFVGREAELAGITGQLRLARLVTLVGTGGAGKTRLVGEVASRLTGHDAVWMVELAPVMNPDDVPSTVLGSIGTIDRSQLDVSVTTPQPVREARTRLVEALAPHDTVIVLDNCEHLIEACAELAGFLLARCPQLTVLATSREPLGIVGESIWPVRPLSTQHSDSQNSPAVELFIDRAALVRPGFRLTPENTGAVTEICRRLDGLPLAIELAAARLRTLGPEALAGRLDNRFRLLTGGNRTAMPRHQTLRAVVAWSWELLTDTERDLIERLSVFPGGVTAETGSAVCTAAIGGKPDFDEDDVTDLLISLADKSLLVANTDGAQPRYRLLETIREYALERLSERGGMASMRRAHAVYFLNLAETADPHLRGSEQLVWLARLTAERDNLLASLRFAVETEDADHAVRLAGALCWFWAMTSRHEEAGNWAEQALRVPGGTDPAHRLFALVLRVLSTSMEGERMPSEEQLAEIEEQFALVDVFQAHPLLSFVEPSLAALREGMEAGRVIAERLMVQHPDPWARTMLKMMTALLAENEGEFDLTAKLVPQALAEFQAIGDRWGIGTASSQLAEVRRTLGDLDGAIELLAQARQMMMELLVTDDEAHALVRIARMRRELGDLDGARRDLETARQITVGTGSAMSEALVLSGEASLEAAEGNLVPARRLAERALEKSQETPESVPQLRGMLLADLAGFEMDNGEMPSALKHLGEAVSDAVRSRDMPVVSRVMVNVVQYLLATGQAGTAAQMLGAAAAVRGHSGLADPDFARITRKLHEVLEPARFTAAFEKGEQMERPVALEFLNDTIKDAAEPGPGPAASSI